A genomic segment from Ramlibacter agri encodes:
- a CDS encoding YajQ family cyclic di-GMP-binding protein, producing the protein MPSFDIQCEPDMVKVKNAVDNTVKEVGTRFDFKGTSAAIEIKDKEITITGDADFQLQQVQDVLLGKLAKQTVDPRFLDKGDVQKAGGDKVKQVVKVRSGIEAEQAKKIQKLIKESKLKVQASIQGDVVRVTGAKRDDLQAAIAVVRKDMADLPLSFSNFRD; encoded by the coding sequence ATGCCGTCGTTCGATATCCAGTGCGAGCCGGACATGGTGAAAGTGAAGAATGCCGTGGACAACACCGTCAAGGAGGTGGGCACGCGGTTCGATTTCAAGGGCACGTCCGCGGCCATCGAGATCAAGGACAAGGAAATCACGATCACGGGCGATGCGGACTTCCAGCTGCAACAGGTGCAGGACGTCCTGCTCGGCAAGCTGGCCAAGCAGACCGTCGACCCGCGCTTCCTGGACAAGGGCGACGTGCAGAAGGCCGGCGGCGACAAGGTGAAGCAGGTCGTCAAGGTCCGCAGCGGGATCGAGGCCGAACAGGCCAAGAAGATCCAGAAGCTCATCAAGGAAAGCAAGCTGAAGGTGCAGGCGTCCATCCAGGGCGACGTGGTGCGCGTCACCGGCGCCAAGCGCGACGACCTGCAGGCGGCCATCGCCGTCGTGCGCAAGGACATGGCGGACCTGCCGCTGTCCTTCAGCAACTTCCGCGACTGA
- the murB gene encoding UDP-N-acetylmuramate dehydrogenase — MIVEQNASLQPHNTFGIVAKARTLVRVKDEEDVQQVLEHAQLGGEPKFVLGGGSNIVLTGDVKAVVLKVEVPGKRILEDGPRATIVEFGAGENWHDAVTWTLDQGLGGLENLALIPGTVGASPVQNIGAYGVELQDRFESLDAIDLATGKLFTLDASQCAFGYRDSVFKHPPGREGDLGLAGRALILRVRMRLAKPWKPVLGYVDLQRKVHESGVDHPTPRQVYDWVCAIRSAKLPDPKVIGNAGSFFKNPTVTPEQCQDIIARDPGIVHYPMPDGSIKLAAGWLIDACGWKGKSVGQAGVYEKQALVLVNRGGATGGEVVTLARAIQTSVYERFGIRLEPEPVVV, encoded by the coding sequence ATGATCGTCGAGCAAAACGCGTCGCTGCAGCCCCACAACACCTTCGGCATCGTCGCGAAGGCGAGGACGTTGGTGCGCGTGAAGGACGAGGAGGACGTGCAGCAGGTGCTGGAGCATGCGCAACTCGGCGGCGAACCGAAGTTCGTGCTGGGCGGCGGCAGCAACATCGTGCTGACGGGCGACGTCAAGGCCGTGGTGCTGAAGGTCGAGGTTCCGGGCAAGCGCATCCTCGAGGACGGCCCGCGGGCCACCATCGTCGAATTCGGCGCCGGCGAGAACTGGCACGACGCCGTCACCTGGACCCTGGACCAGGGCCTGGGCGGGCTGGAGAACCTGGCGCTGATCCCCGGCACGGTGGGCGCGTCGCCGGTGCAGAACATCGGCGCCTATGGCGTGGAACTGCAGGACCGCTTCGAGTCGCTGGATGCCATCGACCTGGCCACCGGCAAGCTGTTCACGCTGGACGCGTCCCAGTGCGCCTTCGGCTACCGCGACTCCGTGTTCAAGCACCCGCCCGGGCGCGAGGGCGACCTGGGCCTGGCCGGCCGGGCGCTGATCCTGCGCGTGCGCATGCGCCTGGCCAAGCCCTGGAAGCCGGTGCTGGGCTACGTGGACCTGCAGCGCAAGGTGCACGAGAGCGGCGTCGACCATCCCACGCCGCGCCAGGTCTACGACTGGGTCTGCGCCATCCGTTCGGCCAAGCTGCCGGACCCGAAGGTGATCGGCAATGCGGGCAGCTTCTTCAAGAACCCCACCGTGACGCCGGAGCAGTGCCAGGACATCATCGCCCGCGACCCGGGCATCGTGCACTACCCGATGCCGGACGGCTCCATCAAGCTGGCCGCGGGCTGGCTCATCGACGCCTGCGGCTGGAAAGGCAAGTCGGTCGGCCAGGCCGGTGTCTACGAGAAGCAGGCGCTGGTGCTGGTGAACCGCGGCGGCGCCACGGGCGGCGAGGTCGTGACCCTGGCGCGGGCGATCCAGACCAGCGTGTACGAGCGTTTCGGCATCCGGCTGGAGCCGGAGCCGGTGGTGGTGTAG
- a CDS encoding ABC transporter ATP-binding protein produces MSSIQLVGVAKQWGDTMALEQIDLDIAAGSFCVLLGPSGCGKSTTLRIIAGLETATSGQVFIAGRDVTALPPAQRGVAMVFQNYALFPHLSVADNITFGLSVRKVPAAETARRLEETAELLGLAKLLARKPGQLSGGQQQRVALGRALVAQAQVCLMDEPLSNLDAQLRQEMRTELRELQQRLGLTVVYVTHDQAEAMSMADQVVLLNRGRIEQAATPRELYARPASTFAASFIGTPAMNLLRVEGEAIAGSVVPAGRAAHWLGVRPEAVRLGGQVPAAVRSVEYLGADLILHCAIGSETLTVRANGQAELAAGSKVLLEWAAANTHHFDAEGRRLG; encoded by the coding sequence ATGTCATCCATCCAGCTTGTCGGCGTTGCCAAGCAGTGGGGCGACACGATGGCGCTGGAACAGATCGACCTCGACATCGCGGCCGGCAGCTTCTGCGTGCTGCTCGGTCCGTCCGGCTGCGGCAAGTCCACCACCTTGCGCATCATCGCTGGCCTCGAGACGGCCACCAGCGGCCAGGTCTTCATAGCCGGCCGCGACGTCACGGCCCTGCCGCCCGCCCAGCGCGGCGTGGCCATGGTGTTCCAGAATTACGCACTGTTTCCCCACCTGAGCGTCGCGGACAACATCACCTTCGGCCTGTCGGTGCGCAAGGTGCCGGCCGCCGAGACGGCGCGCCGCCTGGAAGAGACCGCCGAACTCCTGGGCCTGGCCAAGCTGCTGGCGCGCAAGCCGGGCCAGCTCTCGGGCGGCCAGCAGCAGCGGGTGGCGCTGGGCCGCGCGCTGGTGGCGCAGGCGCAGGTCTGCCTGATGGACGAACCGCTGTCCAACCTGGACGCCCAATTGCGCCAGGAGATGCGCACCGAGCTGCGCGAGCTGCAGCAGCGCCTGGGGCTCACCGTCGTCTACGTCACCCACGACCAGGCCGAGGCCATGAGCATGGCCGACCAGGTGGTGCTGCTGAATCGCGGCCGCATCGAGCAGGCCGCGACGCCGCGCGAGCTGTATGCGCGGCCGGCCAGCACCTTCGCCGCCAGCTTCATCGGCACGCCTGCCATGAACCTGCTGCGGGTGGAGGGCGAGGCCATCGCCGGCAGCGTCGTGCCCGCGGGCCGGGCCGCGCACTGGCTGGGCGTTCGGCCCGAGGCCGTGCGCCTGGGCGGCCAGGTGCCGGCCGCCGTACGCAGCGTCGAATATCTGGGCGCCGACCTGATCCTGCATTGCGCAATCGGCAGCGAAACCTTGACCGTGCGCGCCAACGGCCAGGCCGAACTCGCCGCCGGCAGCAAGGTACTGCTCGAATGGGCGGCCGCCAACACCCACCACTTCGACGCCGAGGGCCGCAGGCTGGGTTGA
- a CDS encoding ABC transporter substrate-binding protein, producing MKRKTFTLFLAAAAAASLAWTPAQAQAQTTEVSFFYPVAVGGPIAKAIDGFAADFMKANPGIKVNPIYAGTYQETIVKALTAHKAGTPPVTSVLLSTDMFTLIDEDAIVPIDNFVRTADDKAWLDSFYPAFMMNSRSGGKTWGVPFQRSTIVMYYNKELFKEAGLDPNRPPENLAELKAAAAKLTKKDASGKVLQYGVQIPSTGFGYWMLQTMTTANDAILANDAGTQVKLDDPKVVESLQYWVDLGKAGVHPPGVVEWGTTPKDFFEKKTAIMYTTTGNLTNVKANAKFDFGVGMIPGNKRKGSPTGGGNFYIFKKASPAQQEAAFKFIKWITQPERAAVWSMDTGYVAVSQAAYGTDALRKYGRDFPPALVARDQLPVSVAEFSTHDNQRVTKALNDAVQAALTGAKTPAQALQDAQHEADRILRSYK from the coding sequence ATGAAAAGAAAAACGTTCACGCTGTTCCTTGCCGCCGCGGCGGCTGCCTCCCTCGCCTGGACGCCCGCGCAGGCGCAGGCGCAGACGACGGAGGTCTCCTTCTTCTATCCGGTCGCCGTGGGCGGCCCGATCGCCAAGGCCATCGACGGCTTCGCCGCCGACTTCATGAAGGCCAATCCCGGCATCAAGGTCAACCCGATCTACGCGGGCACCTACCAGGAAACGATCGTCAAGGCGCTGACCGCGCACAAGGCCGGCACGCCGCCGGTGACCTCGGTGCTGCTGTCCACCGACATGTTCACCTTGATCGACGAAGACGCCATCGTCCCCATCGACAACTTCGTCAGGACCGCCGACGACAAGGCCTGGCTGGACAGCTTCTACCCCGCCTTCATGATGAACAGCCGCAGCGGCGGCAAGACCTGGGGCGTGCCCTTCCAGCGCTCCACGATCGTCATGTACTACAACAAGGAGCTGTTCAAGGAGGCCGGCCTCGACCCGAACCGCCCGCCGGAGAACCTGGCGGAGCTGAAGGCCGCGGCCGCCAAGCTGACGAAGAAGGACGCGAGCGGCAAGGTCCTGCAGTACGGCGTGCAGATCCCGTCCACCGGCTTCGGCTACTGGATGCTGCAGACGATGACGACGGCCAACGACGCCATCCTGGCCAACGACGCCGGCACGCAGGTGAAGCTGGACGACCCGAAGGTCGTGGAGTCGCTGCAGTACTGGGTGGACCTGGGCAAGGCCGGAGTGCACCCGCCCGGCGTGGTGGAGTGGGGCACGACGCCCAAGGACTTCTTCGAGAAGAAGACGGCCATCATGTACACGACCACCGGCAACCTTACCAACGTGAAGGCGAACGCCAAGTTCGATTTCGGCGTCGGCATGATCCCGGGCAACAAGCGCAAGGGCTCGCCCACCGGCGGCGGCAACTTCTACATCTTCAAGAAGGCCTCGCCCGCGCAGCAGGAAGCCGCCTTCAAGTTCATCAAGTGGATCACGCAGCCGGAGCGCGCCGCGGTGTGGAGCATGGACACCGGCTACGTCGCCGTGTCGCAGGCCGCCTACGGCACCGATGCGCTGCGCAAGTACGGCCGCGACTTCCCGCCCGCGCTGGTGGCGCGCGACCAGCTGCCGGTGTCGGTGGCCGAGTTCTCCACGCATGACAACCAGCGCGTGACCAAGGCGCTGAACGACGCGGTGCAGGCCGCCCTGACCGGCGCCAAGACGCCGGCCCAGGCGCTGCAGGACGCGCAGCACGAAGCCGATCGCATCCTGCGCTCGTACAAGTGA
- a CDS encoding ABC transporter permease subunit, whose translation MSARRLGATGPGATAVHAWLLLLPALVLLVAFTHWPAVATFIDSFYSTPKGSRPAVWVGLENYQAMVDDPVFWKAVRNNLWFAGATIPLSIGLALVMALWVNERIAGRAFLRMAYFTPTVLPMIAVANIWLFFYTPQYGLLEQLTGALGLPSHNWLGDPRTALACVTVVAVWKEAGFFMIFYLAALQTLNPSLREAAAIEGASRWTFFRRVQWPLLMPTTLFVLVNAVINAFRAVDHIFVLTRGGPDNASTLLLYHLYEVGFKFWDTAYAAAITVVLVVVLASVALFQFFVLDKRVHYK comes from the coding sequence GTGAGCGCGCGGCGCCTCGGCGCCACCGGTCCCGGAGCCACCGCCGTCCACGCCTGGCTGCTGCTGCTGCCGGCGCTGGTGCTGCTGGTGGCCTTCACCCATTGGCCGGCGGTCGCCACCTTCATCGACAGCTTTTATTCGACGCCCAAGGGCAGCCGCCCGGCGGTGTGGGTGGGCCTGGAGAACTACCAGGCCATGGTGGACGACCCGGTGTTCTGGAAGGCGGTGCGCAACAACCTCTGGTTCGCGGGCGCCACCATCCCGCTGTCCATCGGCCTGGCCCTCGTCATGGCGCTGTGGGTCAACGAGCGCATCGCCGGCCGCGCCTTCCTGCGCATGGCCTACTTCACGCCGACGGTCTTGCCGATGATCGCGGTGGCCAACATCTGGCTGTTCTTCTACACGCCGCAATACGGCCTGCTGGAGCAGCTGACCGGCGCGCTGGGCCTGCCTTCGCACAACTGGCTGGGTGACCCGCGCACGGCGCTGGCCTGCGTGACGGTCGTTGCCGTGTGGAAGGAAGCCGGCTTCTTCATGATCTTCTACCTGGCCGCGCTGCAGACGCTGAACCCCAGCCTGCGCGAGGCGGCGGCGATCGAAGGAGCTTCGCGCTGGACCTTCTTCCGCCGCGTGCAGTGGCCGCTGCTGATGCCCACGACCTTGTTCGTGCTGGTCAACGCGGTGATCAACGCCTTCCGCGCCGTCGACCACATCTTCGTGCTCACGCGCGGCGGGCCGGACAACGCGTCGACCTTGCTGCTGTACCACCTGTACGAAGTGGGCTTCAAGTTCTGGGACACGGCGTATGCCGCCGCGATCACGGTGGTGCTGGTCGTCGTGCTCGCGAGCGTGGCGCTGTTCCAGTTCTTCGTGCTGGACAAGCGGGTGCACTACAAATGA
- a CDS encoding carbohydrate ABC transporter permease, giving the protein MKRADRLAYNEPTWLDTVAAWVLALAWILPLLYAVWTAFHPAEFSTRFTLMAPLTLDNFRRAWEAAPFARYFFNTTLLVAMILAVQLVLATLAAYAFARYTFRGSNVAFALVLVQLMIMPDILLVANYKTMARLGLVDSLVAIGLPYFASAFAIFLLRQTFLGIPKELDEAARVEGASAMQVLWRVYVPLARPVYTAFALVSVSFHWNNFLWPLIITNSVEARPLTVGLQVFSSPDQGVDWSVITAATLMSSAPLLVGFLLFQRQFVQSFMRAGIK; this is encoded by the coding sequence ATGAAGCGAGCCGATCGCCTGGCCTACAACGAGCCGACCTGGCTCGATACCGTGGCTGCCTGGGTGCTGGCGCTGGCCTGGATCCTGCCGCTGCTCTATGCGGTGTGGACGGCTTTCCATCCGGCGGAGTTCTCGACGCGCTTCACCTTGATGGCGCCGCTGACCTTGGACAACTTCCGCCGCGCCTGGGAGGCCGCGCCCTTCGCCCGCTATTTCTTCAACACCACCTTGCTGGTGGCGATGATCCTGGCGGTGCAGCTGGTGCTGGCGACGCTGGCGGCCTATGCCTTCGCGCGCTACACCTTCCGCGGCAGCAACGTCGCCTTCGCGCTGGTGCTGGTGCAGCTGATGATCATGCCGGACATCCTGCTGGTGGCGAACTACAAGACGATGGCGCGCCTGGGCCTGGTCGACTCGCTGGTGGCGATCGGCCTGCCTTACTTCGCCTCGGCCTTTGCCATCTTCCTCCTGCGCCAGACCTTCCTGGGCATCCCGAAGGAGCTGGACGAGGCGGCGCGGGTGGAGGGCGCCAGCGCGATGCAAGTGCTGTGGCGCGTCTACGTGCCGCTGGCGCGGCCCGTCTACACCGCGTTCGCGCTGGTGTCGGTCAGCTTCCACTGGAACAACTTCCTGTGGCCGCTGATCATCACCAATAGTGTGGAGGCGCGGCCGCTGACGGTGGGGCTGCAGGTCTTCTCATCGCCGGACCAGGGCGTAGACTGGTCAGTCATCACTGCCGCGACGCTCATGAGTTCCGCACCGCTGCTGGTCGGGTTCCTGCTCTTCCAGCGCCAGTTCGTGCAGAGCTTCATGCGGGCCGGCATCAAGTAA
- a CDS encoding endonuclease/exonuclease/phosphatase family protein: MLLVTWNTQWCCGLDKVVSPRRIVEGARALGDFDVLCLQEIAVNYPALAGGPGHDQPALLRELLPGFQFFYGPAVDEFTAAGRQQFGNLIATRLPVKQVRHHPLPWPADEGVRSMPRMCTVVTVADPRLGPVRVMTTHLEFFSKPQRMAQARALHALHAEAVGQAKAPPAPSSDGSPFQSKAHTGEAVLCGDFNLVATDPEYGLLTQAAGRSTLHDAWAALHGAAPQPPTFLVHDRTYGPVPIACDFVFVSEGLRGRVKRTAVDGATQVSDHQPVLVELG; encoded by the coding sequence ATGTTGCTCGTCACCTGGAACACCCAATGGTGCTGCGGACTCGACAAGGTGGTCAGCCCGCGGCGCATCGTCGAGGGCGCCCGCGCGCTCGGCGACTTCGACGTGCTGTGCCTGCAGGAAATCGCGGTCAACTATCCCGCGCTGGCCGGTGGGCCGGGGCACGACCAGCCGGCGCTGCTGCGCGAGCTGCTGCCCGGCTTCCAGTTCTTCTACGGGCCGGCGGTCGATGAATTCACCGCGGCTGGCCGCCAGCAGTTCGGCAACCTCATCGCGACCCGCCTGCCGGTGAAGCAGGTGCGGCACCACCCCTTGCCCTGGCCGGCCGACGAAGGCGTGCGCAGCATGCCGCGCATGTGCACGGTGGTGACGGTGGCCGACCCGCGGCTGGGCCCGGTGCGGGTGATGACCACGCACCTGGAGTTCTTCTCGAAGCCGCAGCGCATGGCGCAGGCGCGCGCCTTGCACGCGCTGCATGCCGAGGCGGTGGGGCAGGCGAAGGCGCCGCCCGCGCCCAGCAGCGACGGCTCGCCCTTCCAGTCCAAGGCGCACACCGGCGAGGCCGTCCTCTGCGGCGACTTCAACCTGGTGGCCACCGACCCGGAATACGGCCTGCTCACCCAGGCGGCTGGCCGTTCCACGCTGCACGACGCCTGGGCGGCACTGCACGGCGCGGCGCCGCAGCCGCCGACCTTCCTGGTGCACGACCGCACCTACGGTCCGGTGCCCATCGCCTGCGATTTCGTGTTCGTCAGCGAGGGCCTGCGGGGCCGGGTGAAGCGCACGGCCGTCGATGGCGCCACCCAGGTGTCGGACCACCAGCCGGTGCTGGTGGAGCTGGGCTGA